A region of the bacterium genome:
TCGCGATCGTGATGCCGCGCTCGCGCTCCTCGGGAGCCTTGTCGATCTGGTCGAAGGGCGTGTAGTCGGCCAGACCGACCTTCGAGAGAACCTCGGTGATCGCCGCGGTCAGGGTCGTCTTGCCGTGATCCACGTGACCGATCGTGCCGACGTTCACGTGATCCTTAGTCCGTTCAAACTTTTCGCGCGCCATTGCTGGCTACCTCCTGAAAAGTGCTGCGGCCTCGTCTAGGCCCCCGCGTGCAGCCGCATGATCCCTGCGGCGATCTTCTCCGGCACCTTGTCGTACCGGGACAGTTGCATCGAAAACACCCCTCGCCCCTGCGTCAGCGAACGAAGCGGTGTCGCGAACCCGAACATCTCGACCAGGG
Encoded here:
- the tuf gene encoding elongation factor Tu (EF-Tu; promotes GTP-dependent binding of aminoacyl-tRNA to the A-site of ribosomes during protein biosynthesis; when the tRNA anticodon matches the mRNA codon, GTP hydrolysis results; the inactive EF-Tu-GDP leaves the ribosome and release of GDP is promoted by elongation factor Ts; many prokaryotes have two copies of the gene encoding EF-Tu); translation: MAREKFERTKDHVNVGTIGHVDHGKTTLTAAITEVLSKVGLADYTPFDQIDKAPEERERGITIA